A stretch of DNA from Elusimicrobiota bacterium:
AGCGCAAACCCTTCATTACAAGCTTTTCCTGTTAGTCAAAGCGATGTTTATTGAAACAAACCCTATTCCCGTAAAAACAGCTATGGGCCTGATGGGGCTTTGTTCCGATGAACTCCGTTTGCCTA
This window harbors:
- a CDS encoding dihydrodipicolinate synthase family protein, which produces AQTLHYKLFLLVKAMFIETNPIPVKTAMGLMGLCSDELRLPMCPMEENNLAKLKRTLKDYQLI